A window of Nocardiopsis sp. Huas11 genomic DNA:
CTGCGTGATCGCGTAGTGCTTGCGCCGCCGTCCCGCGTCGGACGTGCCCCAGGAGGCCTGGACGTAGCCGTTGCGCTCCAGGCGGTGCAGCAGCGGGTAGAGCATCCCGTCGGTCCACTGCATGCGCCCGTCGGAGAGTTCGTTGACGCGTTTGACGATGGCGTAGCCGTAGGACTCGCCCTCGGCCAGGATGCCCAGGAC
This region includes:
- a CDS encoding PadR family transcriptional regulator: MHIDKDLVAASATPLVLGILAEGESYGYAIVKRVNELSDGRMQWTDGMLYPLLHRLERNGYVQASWGTSDAGRRRKHYAITQAGLETLAERRKQWDVVAGALTQVWQAASRPPVLGDAAAGGFA